ATGCTATCTGCTGTCCTATtgtaatatttctattttaccTTTCGATTTTATGGACATTTGAAACAGGaataaggattttttttatttatttccttatACCTATTTGTAACATACTAgttctcctttttttctttacttAATCAATTTTGTaggttgtatatttttttttttttaaatttttttacttgtatctttattaaatatatttatttgatcatTTAACAAATTTAGAACAGTTTAGCTTTCTCCCTGACAGGGATCTTTAATCCGTTCTATTGTTACCTTCGAAAGCAATCTTCTTGTaagcattttttgtttgtttcttttcCTCAAAACAGACAGTCTTTCTCCTGTTGAATATTCATTTtgtgcatttgcatttttagcACCCTGAACACACTGTTTCGCAGATTTGGCGAGAAACCAAAGCTCCGAATCTGAAAATTCCAGCCAGAGTTGTACTGCCCACATCTCGTTGCTTGGgaaatttgagaaaattaggTTAGGCCTTTCGTTTTCCTTGCTTTTCCCTTTCCCCCACCTCAAGCTCAATTTCTCTGTGCTCGGTTTCCACGCTTTTTTCTccaaggtaattaaatgcTGGCCGGCTGGACCGCAGTTACCAAGGTGGAAAACGTAAAGGGGGTGGAAAATGGCAAGGGCGGGGGGTGGTGTTTGGGGACTGCTAATCAGCAATCCCAGTCGATCTGGTTCTTTCTGGCCTTTCggtgggtggatgggtggtggaaattatgcaaataCCCAGCGACAGCGTAAATTTTCTATAATAAGGAATGtggaaattgttttttcattGCTGCATTTGGGAAATATGTTCCCGGTCACAgcgaaattttaattaaaacttgggCGACTTCAAGACTTGAGTTGCATCACAGATTAAGtttcaaatttatattattggatTAAAGTCTTTAACTATGGGTTTTACcttttcttattaattttcgGATTCCCATGCCTTCtcaatttaaaatgtgtttcTATAGCAGCcattgggtcacatttttgtgGCTAATTAGTTGGATGTCCTATAGcttctttaaaaatgatttattatatattcttACTAGTCCTGGAAGTTCTCAGGTACCTTTTTTCACTGCAGCATCTATGATTTATTCACATGCCGCATGATTTGTTGTCTCTTTTGGTTGCTTGTCGCTGTGaccattaaattaattacaatttatcgATTTTCAAATTGCAATCTCAAcgggccataaaaaatatcagCCCCAAAACATTGTCCGTATACAACCTCCTCGTCTCATACTTCATCGCATATCATCACGAAAAAATTCCGCAGCACGACCAGATaaagaaccaaaaaaaaaaagaagggacgAGAGGTTAGGAAGCTAGGATTCTAACTGGGACTGGGTCAGGATTTAGGTGCGGGTGGCTTTTTGCCAGCGGCCCCAATGCGttgcatccacatccacatggTAGCTGGCAAAAAAATCGTGGCCTCTGGTGTATAGATATAAATTGTTGGTCTGCGCTGCAAGGGGAAGGAATCAGacactgcgtatacgtaataagcGAGGAATGggtaaaggaaaaaaattcgGGGGGCGGGTAAATGAGGGGCTAACGAGAGTATTACTTTGTGGATAGGTAAAGGGTATGTCTAGGGTATGCTCAATAGTACGGGGagtaactaaaaaatatttcctaatataagatagaatttttttggattttttttgttgtataaataaataaattaaagataatgTAACtcgtatattaaaatataaaataaaaaattacttacttatagttatttattatttaagatattatatttagtattacattattttgttcaataatatTCCTAAAAGTGTCTATTTTTTATTCGATTCACATTTTATTTCGTAGAACTTTTACCTCCTGGTCAACAGGCAGCAGGAgcaataatgaaaaatatatgtgaGCACCATTAAAATACATCAGATAGGCATAGATCACATGCTCAGCGGGTCTTCCtgcgtgtgtgtatgtgtatgtgtgtttcGGTGTGGGTGTGTTTGTGAGGGAGGTCCTGCTGGTCATTTGCTTGCCACATGCATTGacattgctgctgttgttattgCGTTATCTTTGCTGTCACAGCAACGTCAGCCGATGTCCGTCCatccttgtttttttctttcctaatatgtgcatgtgtgtgtgtcaccCTCATGGGGGTGCGTGTGTGTATGAGGGGTGAGAAAAAGGGGGAGTTGGGGCTGGGTTAGCTATATATGCAGGCTAAAGTGGATGGCTCGTTAGTTAGATGTGAGATGTAGCTTCAATGTAACTTTAATGAGGTGTTGCCTGGATTATGGAGAAAATCCTAAGACGAGGAAAAGGTTTTTCTGCAACATTTAACccaaattctttgaaaatgtaatttaaggTTCTTGGTACTTTTTGCTACCTTTTGgtaattctaaaattatttagaaattttttacaTGTCCTTTGGGCaggaaaaatcaaattcacttgagtctaaaaatatctttatattTCTAAGAAAAGCTAGTCTTATCtctttttatgaaaataaaaatattcaacaaTTTTGTGAGGTAgaataatgcaattttttatttatttgcacttTCTATACAAATACTAAATCCTTTAAATTGCCATTGGCCATTTCCTTAGCACACAGCTTATTGGCAGACAAATTTAAGTAGCTTATCTCCAAGAACTCCAGGTTATCGGAGCAATTTAAACTTGTTCCAAGGCAGGCAATCCAAGCTCAAGAGCCACTCGACGTGTCCTAGTTGTAACCAAGCGAAGAAGTCAGCAGGATGGGGGCCGTAAACCCCTGGCCAGAAGCAACTTTAGTTCGCATGTGTTGTGGTCTTCCATCACGAGGGAAGGAGGGAGtcctgccaaaaaaaaatcgaaagtaAGGGAAGTACGATGGCTGAGGCCCATCAAGTATGCGCACTGTTGGCCCTgccaaccaaaccaaacctaCCGAGAAAAAAGAGCAAAAACTGAGCTACGGGAAAAAGTAGCCGTTGTGTTGTGAAAAGTGCCACGTTACTTGGCCCCAAACCATTTTCCCTACCTActggcaaacattttttctctttttttggggCCCCAGCGAAGTGCGTGTGTCTGCAttgtaaaaacttttaatggcCAAAAACGGGCAGGGCAGCGTTCCCTCGAAGCCAAGTCTGCTTTTTGGCCCCCTGGGCTGCTGCATATGTGAACCACAGGTGCTTGAgtccaaaataaaaaccccaTGCCCAACTCCTTTCctcttttaatatttcggtAACAACTTTACAGCTGTTACCTCAATTCCCGGCTATAATCATTAACATTATTGCTCAGATTGCTGAGGCGAATCACTGGCTTtaagattttttcttttttgccctCCTCTTTGTTACATTCCTTATTTGGCGCCCAATGCATTTTCAATATACAGTTGACAACGTCGACAATTTATTTGCGCTGGggccataaatcaaaaatgcgTAAAAATTTTTACTTCGTACGCAACGGACAGGATGGGGCACGCCCACAAGAACCCAAACCGAAAAAATTGAGGAAAAAAGTGTATATATAGGGGAAGGCCcattatcatcatcaacaGTCAGCAAAATGGCCCAGGCGGAGGTGggctttcttctttttttttggaagggGCAGGAGCATTCGGAATAGCAACAAGCAGGCGCACCTGAAGCTCACAGCTTACCGAGCGAGGGTTGCCACTGATGTTTCGGgaattattaacatttttgtaagtCATAACTAAGTAGgtacacaaaaaattaaaagatatattattaaaatattatttttaactctCCGTAATAAAAACGTATTAGTTGTTATATGCCGAAAAATGTTGTTATGCCAAAAACTCTGGATAcagtatatagtatataaaatatttaaaattaaaaataatgaataaccattttttaaagatcaattttaattttgtaggaTAGTTCGTAACAAAATATGAATTACtagatattataattattaatcttCAATGGGctctgtaaataaaaaattgtaataaaagggtgatttaaatattactatttatttgaaaagcttATCAGTGGTAAAATGAGTTTCATTACCTATTAAAGCACACCTTGATTAAATTTACGGAAATTTGCGGAATTCTCGGCCGAAAAATCTTCCGCACAGTCTTCCACCATCTCACCCTTGATGCTGTTCGGGAAAATACAATAATGTTATTTGAAGGTTATTTGAAAATTCACCAACTACTTACCTTTTTCTTAGAAGTTGCATTGTGCTGCCATTCAGAAGAATGAGAACAAGTATGATGATACCCTGGGACAAGGCAATGTAGTCAATAACCCGCATAATATAATAAGGCAAAAAGCGCCCGAAAATCTCCAAACTGAACGACACACCAATGAAGATAAAGACCCGCAGAAATAAGCTGTAACTGTAATAGGAAtttgaaatggttttttaaaattatatgctAGCAACATAAAATCATTGGGTTTACGTCTGCTTGTTGATCGTGTTGATTGTCAGCTTTTCTTCTTGGTATTAAGTTAAGATCCTAGCCGTTCGGATAAACATGGTTACGTTGAGAGTAATCAGCAATAGAATTGGACCATTCAAGTACAGCCATATAGCATAACCCCAACCTAGGATAAAACATAATGCTTTAATTATAGGGCATACGATAAATTAAATCGCAACTCACTAGCGATAAAACAAACACCGTGGCCCATGCCAGGATTCCAGTCTTCGTTCTCTACGACATTATCAGCGATAAAAGTGATTCCGGACAAGATCGCCGCTATGCCCCAAACGTATGTGTTGTAAGCCAAAAACTGGTTCTCAGGCAGGAAGCGGTTTGTCAAGAAATTGCTGCCATTAAACGTATTCCATAGGTGCAGACTGATGATGGAAAGCCAAAGGAACAGGGAAATGAAGGAGTAGTAGCTCAGGTAtgctgaaaataatatttaaaattatacagtttattattttcatatttgaattttaagatTTAGTTAACCTGCTAAACTGCATAAATCCGTCGATAGATTCCAGAAGTTGAGGAACGAAATTAGATGGTATAGAAACAGGCAGACCATACAGCAGATGAAGCACTTGTCGAGCACGTTTTGAGCCTTCTTAAGAAAATAGTACACGCTGATCGTAAGAAGTATAGATATCAGTGATATTATCATCGCTGTGGAAAGAAGAAAATacgtaaaattaatttttagaggtaatttttctgaatttttttttatataagagCATATATATAAGAGCATAAGCTTACCAAGCTTAAGCttacataaaattaattttttagaggTAGTTTTTCAGGATCTTGTTTTATGTAATACTAAcattattttcagtttttggaTGTTTTTTGGGTATATATAAGAGCATAAGCTTACCAAGAGTCTCCCATATTTTAGATTCCTCAACGAAAAGAGGACAAAAGTGGGGCATAATTCGAAAATCGTCACCTAGAGTTTTAACATGTTGAAGGCAGTATTCCCGCTTTTCTATGAATATGTTGCCAAAGTGGAGAAGAAAGGTTccattctaaaaataaataatgaagatTAAACTCGTCGTTTGCGGCCTATGAATAAGCTGATAAAAACCTCAAACAATGTAAAGTCGTTGAAAAGCATTTCGTGATCTATGTAGTGCATTTCGTTTTCACATGGCTTGGGCAAATCATATTGCAAAATGAGGTCTTCTTTGAAGTGCTTTTTGGCCACCGTTCCGTTGCTGAAGGTTACGTTCACGTATGGATCGATCTTGTTTATCTCATCCATGGTCATGTCACCATGGCAAACGCCGTTAAGGGTTTTGTGATTTTCGAGGCAGCAAAATCTGATGCAGGTCCTTAATTTGCAAACACATCCTCTTACGTGCCTGCCCACCGACTCCTTTGAGCCACCCGGCAAAAGTTTATAATCATATTCAGACCACAAACAGACGGGAATGAGTAAGCCTTCAAATAAATACGATCCATTTGTCAACTTTTCACCTGCCGAAATATCTACAGTGTCGTAAAAGTCACAACCGGGAATTTCCCCGTTTGTTTCTTGCATTAAAAGCACAAAAATAGCGCTTAGCGATCCGAGAAGGAGCTGCATTGTCCTGCAAATAACTAaagtttaaattgattttaaaaagaaataaaataaaataactataactataaaatcttaaaaaacacTCACCCTGAATGAGAGCCCGACAACGATTTAATTTGTACTGATCCATGTCCaaaaaattgcaataaaaGATACCTCGGTCAGAGCTTAAAACTATTAGGCGTTTCCTAAGAAAAAAACGCCTATTTTTGATAAGTCTGCACAGagcttttcaaattttttgagAGTCCGcccctttaaaaaaagtaataaagaattgcaaacaaatattttagcaGAACGTTAAAAGAGAATACATATTACATTAGTTATAAACTATGAAACATTAAAGTTGCAGatgaatagaaaaaatatagaggaaattttaatattaaaagggAATAACAGTGTagcaaaaaaaggggaaatccAGTAATATTTGGAATAAGctcgatttatttttatgcagaGCATCACCCaatcaaattataatttatatattaacttTAACTTGCCAAAAGGACGTTGAATAATTCTTATGGTCAGCTAacttccataaaaaaaatagtttaaataaaaaagcagaAATTATGTCTTTTAATATATCCCAAGTTCTTAATAAACCCTCGCAGTGCCACCCCTTTTTGTGAATATTTTGGGGCAACAACGTTGCAATAACAACAGCAGTAGCAGCACGCACACAAGCACAGTAGAAGCTGCAAGGAAGCCAAAGGACGTGGACGAGAATTGGATAAAGGAGGGAGAAAGGTGAAGTGGAGGtggaagggggcgtggccagggGCGGGTAAGGGCCCCAAAGGTGCGTACAatcattttattgatttatatgCCGAAGCTATTACAACTGACATTCGAATTTTCCAACGAACtttggaaaaggaaaagggaatTTGAGGGTCGGGGGTTTTGTGAAAATGGCAAGGGGAGCAGCAAAAGTTGCGTGTGGCAAGTAGCAAGTAGCAACCCGAAAATTcgcagttgttgctgctgttttttgtgctaatgttgctgctgtgtctGCTCGTGTTGCTTGTATTTCTGACTGATTTTATAGCTGCCCGGGTTGCTGCTATTGTTTTTGCATTGTTGAGGCTGGGACTCGTGGCCGAATGTCCAAGTTGCCCCAGCAacgtgcaacagcaacaacaacggcagcagcagcagcaacatctttgaaaaagcagcagcagcacagccACAAAAAAGCAGGAAAAGTGGCAGCAGAAAGATATGCTACTGGCAGCTTCTTTATATACTTGGCCATAAGACTCTCCCCCCTCTTATAACCGAAGCCCCCCCTATTTTCTTTATGAGTAGCACACTTTTAGGCGAGGCCTTTGTCTTTTTAGTTTACTTACTTCTGACAGGAGGGGCGAAGGCGACGGCGACTTTACTGAATGGTAGGCGTTTTCAGCAGGGAAAGAGAAAGATCCTGGCAAAAAAGGAGGTGGAAGCCGAGAGTCCTGACAGTCTGACAGCCCACTCGTTACTTTGACAACAACTACCCATGCCACTTGAAAAGGCAAGAGCAAAAACCACTCGACTCCTCTTCATCCCCCAGAACTTTTTCGTATCCCTGAGATACTTTTGCGCGCTGCGCTTTTGCACTTTcactttcattttcattctcgTTTTCATTTTCCGTCTTTGGTATATACAAATAGCTGGTAATAAGGAAAATCAATTCCCTCCCACTTTCCTTTGCACTCCAACAATGTCACTgggccaaaaattaattaaggtcGCAAAAAGGGAAAGTATCTGTGTagctctctctctatctctttcTAACTTTTCAACtgcctctgtgtgtgtgtgcgcgagctctaattaaaatttatatatttatatatgcgCGATAAGTTTTTAGTGGCTTACTTCGACTTTGACTTCTTCGTCGCTGGCTTCTTCGTTTCCCATCTACgaggaatattttctgaatttgacAGGGGACGACAACTGGCATGCGAGTGTGGAAATCCGGAATCAAAGTGAAAtcacttgaaatatttatcaatCAATGAGATAGAGTCTTTGGGGGAAAATAGCTTTAAGCAGGGATACGGTTTTAAAGAACTTTAAGGTATTATTGGAAAAGCAACAAagctaaaactttaaaaatttcggagtacaaatttggagtaaaAATAtgggaacaaaaaataaatttttgtcaaaatataGGTCTTATTTATTAccttcttaaatttaattaattaataagcaatttaataattataataacctcactggtaaaaaaaaaatggtaaatgtcactattttaccattgtttcaattatttttcccagcgaAATAGATCCTAAcatgaaaatagtaaaatcgtatatggcGCAtagttaataatgttttaaatattttttagtaaattcaaagatttttgtatttgatttgaCTAGAAtcttgtaataataatttacaaatttgttttttttttcgagtgagCGCCTaaagtatttactttaattttgaaatgcagttatttattgtcattacaatcaaaaatattactgTGAACTTAAAAGAGCATTCTGCCTCGTTAGGAAATAATATGGGCATGGCTCAGGGGTCAAGGGCTAGGTTCTGATactattttgtgctcgggggtACCAGGTTCAAGTCCCGCTGACAccacaacttatttttttttttttttgattagtaattcttacaactttttttatacaatATTGTTCTTATAAATGTTAAGGAAATGTTAAATACgcttcttaaaaactttttacttactcTGCCTCAGACGGTttcgaaccggggtcctctcgcgtCAGAGGTAGATGCCTTACCCATTGATCCATCGCACCATGTTACGCGCGAGTGGATAAGTTCAACTTAAATGT
The genomic region above belongs to Drosophila takahashii strain IR98-3 E-12201 chromosome 2L, DtakHiC1v2, whole genome shotgun sequence and contains:
- the LOC123003179 gene encoding G-protein coupled receptor Mth-like — protein: MRVIDYIALSQGIIILVLILLNGSTMQLLRKSIKGEMVEDCAEDFSAENSANFRKFNQGVL
- the LOC108065945 gene encoding probable G-protein coupled receptor Mth-like 3 — protein: MQLLLGSLSAIFVLLMQETNGEIPGCDFYDTVDISAGEKLTNGSYLFEGLLIPVCLWSEYDYKLLPGGSKESVGRHVRGCVCKLRTCIRFCCLENHKTLNGVCHGDMTMDEINKIDPYVNVTFSNGTVAKKHFKEDLILQYDLPKPCENEMHYIDHEMLFNDFTLFENGTFLLHFGNIFIEKREYCLQHVKTLGDDFRIMPHFCPLFVEESKIWETLAMIISLISILLTISVYYFLKKAQNVLDKCFICCMVCLFLYHLISFLNFWNLSTDLCSLAG